One stretch of Arachis hypogaea cultivar Tifrunner chromosome 20, arahy.Tifrunner.gnm2.J5K5, whole genome shotgun sequence DNA includes these proteins:
- the LOC112784357 gene encoding malonyl-CoA:anthocyanidin 5-O-glucoside-6''-O-malonyltransferase-like, translating to MMAQTPPPIKVHEVYKVSPSQTTTTTTTTTLPLTFFDIRWLRLPPVERLFFYAFPNPTISFFDFLLPNLKRSLELTLQHFFPLAGNITWPQHSPIPTITYVPGHDSVSLAFSESNDDFDHISSDFCEVSKRRRLVPSLSVSDDKTSLLALQVTLFPNSGFVIGITTHHAGVDGNCSTVFVKAWAYACSKIMEHPSLSTLPTISLPENLTPFLHRSVIKDAKGLAQSFSDAWMNFSGPNNRSVMLWGNKNNREEVQLDNNEPVKGIFELKPSHIQKLKNYVKSKTGIVKVSTFSVTVAYSLSCLVKAEQPEQEQVALVFPVDCRSRLEPVVSPTYFGNCLMGRLVLEETEKVMASEGFVTVLKGISEVLNGLESGVLNDVEKWQRKIESVFLEGKRAYSIAGSTRFGVYGVDFGYGRPKKVDVASVDKTGAFALSESRDGDGGVEIALALKKEQMEVFLSLFYGQFESF from the coding sequence ACACCACCACCGATCAAAGTCCATGAAGTTTACAAGGTATCGCCGTCacaaaccaccaccaccaccacaaccaccaccctACCCCTCACCTTCTTCGACATAAGATGGCTAAGGCTTCCACCAGTTGAGCGTCTCTTCTTCTACGCATTCCCAAACCCAACCATTTCTTTCTTTGACTTTCTTCTTCCCAATCTCAAACGCTCCCTTGAACTCACTCTCCAACACTTCTTCCCCCTCGCCGGTAACATCACTTGGCCACAACATTCTCCCATTCCTACCATCACCTACGTCCCCGGACATGACTCCGTTTCTCTCGCTTTTTCCGAGTCAAACGATGACTTTGACCACATTTCCTCTGACTTCTGTGAGGTTTCCAAACGACGCCGTTTGGTACCTAGCTTGAGCGTTTCCGATGACAAAACCTCTTTGCTCGCATTACAAGTTACTCTCTTTCCAAACTCCGGCTTCGTCATCGGAATAACAACTCACCACGCAGGTGTCGATGGAAACTGTTCAACGGTTTTTGTAAAAGCGTGGGCGTACGCGTGCTCCAAGATCATGGAACATCCATCTCTCTCAACTTTGCCAACGATATCGTTACCTGAAAATCTAACACCGTTTCTTCATAGATCCGTTATAAAGGACGCGAAAGGACTCGCCCAATCGTTTTCTGACGCGTGGATGAACTTCTCTGGACCAAACAATAGGAGCGTCATGCTCTGGGGAAACAAAAACAACCGTGAAGAAGTCCAGCTCGATAATAATGAGCCGGTTAAAGGCATCTTTGAATTGAAGCCCTCGCATATTCAGAAGCTCAAGAATTATGTGAAATCCAAAACCGGCATCGTTAAGGTTTCAACTTTTTCTGTTACAGTTGCTTATTCATTATCATGCTTAGTGAAAGCAGAACAACCAGAGCAGGAGCAAGTTGCTCTTGTGTTCCCTGTGGATTGTAGATCAAGATTGGAACCAGTGGTTTCTCCAACTTATTTTGGTAACTGCCTCATGGGGCGTTTGGTTTTGGAAGAGACAGAGAAGGTGATGGCAAGCGAGGGGTTCGTTACCGTGCTGAAAGGGATAAGCGAGGTTTTGAATGGATTGGAGAGTGGGGTTTTGAATGACGTAGAGAAATGGCAGAGGAAGATTGAATCTGTTTTTTTGGAAGGAAAGAGAGCGTACTCCATTGCTGGTTCAACCCGGTTCGGGGTTTATGGGGTTGATTTTGGATATGGAAGGCCTAAGAAAGTTGATGTTGCTTCGGTGGATAAAACCGGAGCTTTTGCACTTTCTGAGAGTAGAGATGGTGATGGTGGTGTTGAGATTGCTTTGGCTTTGAAGAAGGAACAAATGGAggtttttttatctcttttttatgGTCAATTTGAATCTTTTTGA
- the LOC140182671 gene encoding uncharacterized protein, which translates to MINEIGHIGASCFLQVIGARLVSIGCTQEVSFEMEKKDTATIEELTKFANEKEQKVIELSSSLKQKNAELAGVKSLQLSTEEELKKLKVENQQLGARVKELETELYKADDRDLLCRSRIFSYRNNNFVVSIVLNQQTIPTSKI; encoded by the exons ATGATTAACGAAATTGGCCATATAGGGGCTAGCTGTTTTCTGCAG GTTATTGGTGCTCGCCTTGTGTCAATTGGATGTACACAAGAGGTGTCTTTTGAAATGGAGAAGAAGGATACTGCAACCATTGAGGAGCTAACGAAGTTTGCGAATGAAAAAGAACAAAAGGTGATTGAACTTTCTTCCTCTCTGAAGCAAAAGAATGCGGAGCTTGCTGGTGTAAAAAGTCTCCAATTGTCCACGGAGGAAGAATTGAAAAAATTGAAAGTGGAGAATCAGCAGTTGGGTGCTCGGGTAAAGGAGTTAGAGACCGAGTTATATAAGGCTGATGATCGAGATTTAttgtgtcggtctagaattttttCTTATAGAAATaataacttcgttgtaagcatagttctaaaccaacaaacaattcccacatcaaaaatttga
- the LOC112783540 gene encoding malonyl-CoA:anthocyanidin 5-O-glucoside-6''-O-malonyltransferase: MSRIFQKKKSILYCLYKFCPEKLLCAGWTHTGAIVPSRHTQVATKKIKSNNLHLYHSFCFLMMAQTPPPIKVHKVYKVSPSQTTTTTTTLPLTFFDIRWLRLPPVERLFFYAFPNPTISFFDSLLPNLKRSLELTLQHFFPLAGNITWPQHSPIPTITYFPGHDSVSLTVSESNDDFDHVSSDFCEVSKRRRLVPGLSVSDDKTSLLALQVTLFPNSGFVIGITTHHAGVDGNCSTVFVKAWAYACSKIMKHPSLSTLPTISLPENLTPFLDRSVIKDAKGLAQSFSDAWMNFSGPNNRSVMLWKNKNNREEVQLDNNESVKGVFELKPSHIQKLKNYVKSKTGITKVSTFSVTVAYSLSCLVKAEQPEQEQVALVFPVDCRSRLEPVVSPTYFGNCLMGRLVLEETEKVMASEGFVTVLKGISEVLNGLESGVLNDVEKWQKKIESVFLEGKKRAYSIAGSTRFGVYGVDFGYGRPKKVDVASVDKTGAFALSESRDGDGGVEIALALKKEQMEVFSSLFYGQFESF, encoded by the coding sequence atgtcaagaatttttcaaaaaaaaaaatctatattatATTGTCTGTATAAATTTTGCCCAGAGAAATTGCTGTGTGCCGGCTGGACCCATACTGGCGCCATAGTGCCATCCAGACATACACAAGTtgcaacgaaaaaaataaaatctaataacttGCATCTCTATCATTCCTTTTGTTTTTTGATGATGGCGCAAACACCACCACCGATCAAAGTCCATAAAGTTTACAAGGTATCGCCGTCACAAACCACCACCACAACAACCACCCTACCCCTCACCTTCTTCGACATAAGATGGCTAAGGCTTCCACCAGTTGAGCGTCTCTTCTTCTACGCATTCCCAAACCCAACCATCTCTTTCTTTGACTCTCTTCTTCCCAATCTCAAACGCTCCCTTGAACTCACTCTCCAACACTTCTTCCCCCTCGCCGGTAACATCACTTGGCCACAACATTCTCCCATTCCTACCATCACCTACTTCCCCGGACATGACTCCGTTTCTCTCACTGTTTCCGAGTCAAACGATGACTTTGACCACGTTTCCTCTGACTTCTGTGAGGTTTCCAAACGACGCCGTTTGGTACCTGGCTTGAGCGTTTCCGATGACAAAACCTCTTTGCTCGCATTACAGGTTACTCTCTTTCCAAACTCCGGCTTCGTCATCGGAATAACAACTCACCACGCAGGTGTCGATGGAAACTGTTCAACGGTTTTTGTAAAAGCGTGGGCGTACGCGTGCTCCAAGATCATGAAACATCCATCTCTCTCAACTTTGCCAACGATATCGTTACCTGAAAATCTAACACCGTTTCTTGATAGATCCGTTATAAAGGACGCGAAAGGACTCGCCCAATCGTTTTCTGACGCGTGGATGAACTTCTCTGGACCAAACAATAGGAGCGTCATGCtctggaaaaacaaaaacaaccgTGAAGAAGTCCAGCTCGATAATAATGAGTCGGTTAAAGGCGTGTTTGAATTGAAGCCCTCGCATATTCAGAAGCTCAAGAATTATGTGAAATCCAAAACCGGCATCACTAAGGTTTCAACTTTTTCTGTTACAGTTGCTTATTCATTATCATGCTTAGTGAAAGCAGAACAACCAGAGCAGGAGCAAGTTGCTCTTGTGTTCCCTGTGGATTGTAGATCAAGATTGGAACCAGTGGTTTCTCCAACTTATTTTGGTAACTGCCTCATGGGGCGTTTGGTTTTGGAAGAGACAGAGAAGGTGATGGCAAGCGAGGGGTTCGTTACCGTGCTGAAAGGGATAAGCGAGGTTTTGAATGGATTGGAGAGTGGGGTTTTGAATGACGTAGAGAAATGGCAGAAGAAGATTGAATCTGTTTTTTTGGAAGGAAAGAAGAGAGCGTACTCTATTGCTGGTTCAACCCGGTTCGGGGTTTATGGGGTTGATTTTGGATATGGAAGGCCTAAGAAAGTTGATGTTGCTTCGGTGGATAAAACCGGAGCTTTTGCACTTTCTGAGAGTAGAGATGGTGATGGTGGTGTTGAGATTGCTTTGGCTTTGAAGAAGGAACAAATGGAGGTTTTTTCATCTCTGTTTTATGGTCAATTTGAATCTTTTTGA